Proteins from a single region of Terriglobales bacterium:
- the kbl gene encoding glycine C-acetyltransferase, with protein MAYSESIRSYYQGEIEGIRSAGLFKEERYIHSPQSSEIEVEFPVGAGVQRCINICANNYLGLSSHPEVIAAAHAGLDARGYGMSSVRFICGTQDIHRELECRLTGFLGTEDTLLFPSCMDANAGIFEACFNEQDVLIADRLVHASIVDGMRLCKAMQDTFKHSDMAHLEEKLQEHQDKRHRMILTDGVFSMDGDLARLDQIVALAERYHAMVFVDDSHATGFIGATGRGTHEACGVLGKIDVITTTLGKALGGASGGCVSGRRELVEMCRQRARPYLFSNAVAPVIVAGALKVLDLITASTERRDKLEWNAGYWRSLLKSAGFDIKDGSSPIVPVMLYDAKLAQEFARDLFDEGVYAVGFFFPVVPKAQARIRTQLSAAHEQHHLDTAIAAFKKVGAKHGILGLGKKELLARCAA; from the coding sequence ATGGCTTATTCCGAATCAATCCGCAGCTACTACCAGGGCGAGATCGAGGGAATCCGCAGCGCTGGGCTCTTCAAGGAGGAGCGCTACATCCACTCGCCGCAGTCGTCGGAGATCGAGGTCGAGTTCCCCGTCGGCGCCGGCGTCCAGCGCTGCATCAACATCTGCGCCAACAATTACCTGGGACTCTCCAGCCATCCCGAGGTCATCGCCGCCGCCCACGCCGGGCTGGATGCGCGCGGCTACGGCATGTCCTCGGTGCGCTTCATCTGCGGCACCCAGGACATCCACCGCGAGCTGGAATGCCGGCTCACCGGGTTCCTGGGCACCGAAGACACCCTGCTCTTCCCCTCCTGCATGGATGCCAACGCCGGCATCTTCGAAGCCTGCTTCAACGAGCAGGACGTGCTCATCGCCGACCGACTGGTGCACGCCTCCATCGTAGACGGCATGCGCCTGTGCAAGGCCATGCAGGACACCTTCAAGCACTCCGACATGGCACACCTGGAGGAGAAGCTGCAGGAGCACCAGGACAAGCGTCATCGCATGATCCTGACCGACGGCGTCTTCTCCATGGACGGCGACCTCGCCCGGCTGGACCAGATCGTGGCGCTGGCCGAGCGCTACCACGCCATGGTCTTCGTGGACGACTCTCACGCCACCGGCTTCATCGGCGCAACCGGGCGCGGCACCCACGAGGCCTGCGGCGTGCTCGGCAAGATCGACGTCATCACCACCACCCTGGGCAAGGCGCTGGGCGGCGCTTCCGGAGGCTGCGTCAGCGGCCGCCGCGAACTGGTGGAGATGTGCCGCCAGCGCGCGCGTCCCTACCTCTTTTCCAACGCGGTCGCGCCCGTGATCGTTGCGGGAGCGCTCAAGGTGCTCGACCTGATCACCGCCAGCACCGAGCGCCGCGACAAGCTGGAATGGAACGCCGGCTACTGGCGCAGCCTGCTGAAGAGCGCCGGCTTCGACATCAAGGATGGCAGCAGCCCCATCGTGCCGGTCATGCTCTACGACGCCAAGCTGGCCCAGGAGTTCGCCCGCGACCTGTTCGACGAGGGCGTGTACGCGGTCGGCTTCTTCTTCCCGGTGGTGCCGAAAGCCCAGGCACGCATCCGCACGCAACTGTCCGCCGCCCACGAGCAACATCACCTGGATACCGCCATCGCCGCCTTCAAAAAGGTCGGCGCCAAGCACGGCATCCTGGGCCTGGGCAAGAAGGAACTGCTGGCCCGCTGCGCGGCCTGA
- a CDS encoding acyl carrier protein → MDQLTQVVHDYIVKEYLEEGDDREITGTTRLISGGIVDSFSMVSLKRFLERKYSIRIPDAEATPNAFDTVESIVALVRRFQKAGAAA, encoded by the coding sequence ATGGATCAACTGACTCAAGTCGTGCATGACTACATCGTCAAGGAGTACCTGGAGGAAGGGGACGACCGCGAGATCACCGGGACCACGCGCCTGATCTCGGGCGGCATCGTGGACTCGTTCTCCATGGTTTCGCTCAAGCGCTTCCTGGAGAGGAAGTACTCGATCCGCATCCCCGATGCCGAGGCCACTCCCAACGCCTTCGATACGGTCGAGAGCATCGTGGCGCTGGTGAGGCGCTTCCAGAAGGCCGGGGCCGCGGCCTGA
- the acsA gene encoding acetate--CoA ligase has translation MDTATSSQLSYEELTAGFDWSIAERELGYKPGDPLNIGWMCSDRICRMGLGSKPALLWEDHEGHEKVYTYDDIRQLSNTVARFLRGLGIQPGERVCLFLDRVPELYIGFLGILKTGAVAQPLFSAFGDESLFVRLADARTAAIVTQKKHVHKVRKIREELPELRHIVVVDATGAPLQAREVAFDMHGLPPVEDFEVFPTTAESPSVLHYTSGTTGQPKGAQHVHYSIVSQYLTAKWVLDLRPNDIYWCNADPGWVTGTSYGIIGPWANGITQVVLDAGFNAEQWYRFIEKRRVTVWYSAPTAIRLLMKEGDELPRRHDLSSLRYLASVGEPLNAEAVLWSGRVFGRQFHDTFWQTETGCIVITNLAGMPIKPGSMGRPFPGIPATVLDPRSYEPLNQPGAAGLIALRPGWPSQFRSYWRNPAGFEAKFKNGWYLCGDRASLDADGYFWFMGRDDDVINTGGHLIGPFEIESALLGHPAVAESAAVAKPDPVNMEVVKAYVTLKRGFTPSDDLELEIMNHIRKRLSPLAMPQEIEFVESLPKTRSGKIVRRVLRCKEFHEPVGDLSTIMNE, from the coding sequence ATGGACACGGCGACAAGCAGTCAGCTTTCTTACGAAGAACTCACCGCCGGCTTCGACTGGTCCATCGCCGAGCGCGAGCTGGGCTACAAGCCGGGCGACCCGCTCAACATCGGCTGGATGTGCAGCGATCGCATCTGCCGGATGGGGCTCGGCAGCAAGCCCGCCCTGCTGTGGGAAGACCACGAGGGACACGAGAAGGTCTACACCTACGACGACATCCGCCAGCTGTCCAACACCGTCGCCCGCTTCCTGCGCGGCCTCGGCATCCAGCCGGGCGAGCGCGTCTGCCTCTTCCTGGACCGCGTGCCCGAACTGTACATCGGCTTCCTCGGCATCCTGAAGACGGGCGCGGTGGCGCAACCCCTGTTCTCCGCCTTCGGCGACGAATCGCTGTTCGTGCGCCTCGCCGACGCCCGCACCGCCGCCATCGTCACCCAGAAGAAGCACGTCCACAAGGTGCGCAAGATCCGCGAGGAGCTGCCGGAGTTGCGGCACATCGTGGTGGTGGACGCCACCGGCGCGCCCCTGCAGGCGCGCGAGGTCGCCTTCGACATGCACGGTCTGCCGCCGGTGGAAGACTTCGAGGTCTTCCCCACCACCGCCGAGTCGCCCTCCGTCCTGCACTACACCTCCGGCACCACCGGGCAGCCCAAGGGCGCGCAGCATGTCCACTATTCGATCGTGTCCCAGTACTTGACCGCGAAGTGGGTGCTCGACCTCCGCCCCAACGACATCTACTGGTGCAACGCTGATCCCGGCTGGGTGACGGGAACGTCGTACGGCATCATCGGCCCCTGGGCCAACGGCATCACCCAGGTGGTGCTGGATGCCGGCTTCAACGCCGAGCAGTGGTACCGCTTCATTGAGAAACGCCGGGTGACGGTCTGGTACTCGGCCCCCACCGCCATCCGCCTGCTGATGAAGGAGGGGGACGAGCTTCCCCGCCGCCACGACCTTTCCAGCTTGCGCTACCTGGCCAGCGTAGGCGAGCCGCTGAACGCCGAGGCGGTGCTGTGGTCCGGCAGGGTCTTCGGCCGCCAGTTCCACGACACCTTCTGGCAGACCGAGACCGGGTGCATCGTGATCACCAACCTGGCTGGGATGCCCATCAAGCCGGGCTCCATGGGCAGGCCTTTCCCGGGGATCCCTGCCACCGTGCTCGATCCCAGGAGCTATGAGCCGCTGAACCAGCCCGGTGCGGCCGGGCTGATCGCGCTGCGCCCCGGCTGGCCCTCCCAGTTCCGCAGCTACTGGCGCAATCCGGCGGGTTTCGAGGCCAAGTTCAAGAACGGCTGGTACCTGTGTGGCGACCGCGCCTCCCTCGATGCCGACGGCTACTTCTGGTTCATGGGCCGCGACGATGACGTGATCAACACCGGCGGCCACCTCATCGGCCCCTTCGAGATCGAGTCGGCCCTGCTCGGGCATCCCGCGGTCGCCGAATCCGCCGCTGTCGCCAAGCCCGACCCGGTGAACATGGAGGTGGTGAAGGCCTACGTCACTCTCAAGCGCGGCTTCACGCCCAGCGACGACCTGGAGTTGGAGATCATGAACCACATCCGCAAGCGCCTGTCGCCGCTGGCCATGCCCCAGGAGATCGAGTTTGTGGAATCACTGCCCAAGACCCGCAGCGGCAAGATCGTGCGCCGCGTGCTGCGCTGCAAGGAGTTTCACGAGCCGGTGGGTGACCTGTCCACCATCATGAACGAATGA